TCGCGGGCGACTATCCAAAGCTCGACGCGCTCTACAAGGAACTCCACGCCCATCCGGAGCTTGCATTTCAGGAAGTGAAAACCGCAGCCAGGCTGGCCGCGGAGATGCGTGCACTCGGCTTCGACGTCACCGAGAACGTCGGCAAGACCGGCTTGGTCGCGATCTACAAAAATGGCGACGGGCCCACCATCATGGTGCGCACCGAGCTCGACGGCCTGCCGATGGAGGAGAAGACCGGGCTTCCCTATGCGAGCCGTGACAAGACCAACTGGAGCGGGCGGGAGGTGTTCGTCGCCCATAGCTGCGGCCACGACATTCACATGGCGAGCTGGGTCGGAACGGCGAAGATGCTGCTCAGCATGAAAGACCGGTGGAACGGCACGCTGATGTTCATCGCCCAACCGGCGGAGGAGATTGTGGCCGGCGCCCGTGCCATGATTGCGGCTGGCCTGTTCACGCGCTTTCCCAAGCCCGACATCGCGCTTGCCCTGCATGACGGCCCATTCTCCCATGGCACGGTCTTCTATCGTACCGGGGTCGGCTCGTCCGCCGCCGACGGTCTCGAGATCACATTCCACGGCCGCGGCGGTCACGGTTCGGCGCCGCACACGACCGTCGATCCCGTTGCGATTGCGGCGCGGTTCATCGTCGACGTACAAGGCGTGATCAGCCGCGAAAAGGATCCAACCGAATTCGGCGTCGTAACGATCGGTGCCATTCACGGTGGCACCGCTGGAAATATCATTCCCGACTCCGTGCAACTCTCCGGCACCATTCGCTCCTTCAAGCCCGAGGTTCGCGCCAAAATGCATGCCGGGATCGAACGAACGGCAAAGGCCGCTGCCGCCATGTCAGGCGCACCCGCGCCCGATATCAGGATTCTCGAGGGCACCAAGCCCATCATGAACGATCCCGATGTGGTCGCCGCCATTGCTGAAGCGTTGAAGACGGCATTTGGCGACAAGTTCAGGGTTTCGCCGCCGGGGACCGCCAGCGAGGATTTCTCCGAATTCGCCGGCGCAGGCGTACCGTCGATGATGTTCAACATCGGCGTCTATGATCAGGAACGTATCGACGCGGCACGCAACGGCGACGGCCCGCCAATACCGTCCAATCATTCGCCGCTGTTCGCGCCGGTGCCGAAGCCGACCATCGAAACCGGCGTCACCGCCATGACGCTCGCGGTGCTCAGCTGGTTCGACAAGGCCCGGCGCAAATGATCGGAAACCGCGGGGTAGGCTAACCCACCCTGGACACTTGCCATGAGACGGAAAATCGCGGCGGCCTCGCCCGCGCTTGTACAAGCCCTGCCCCGCCGTCTACATTGCCGGCCAACGAGCCGAGTGCGCGCCCGCAAGATGAACGTTCTTGCGCAAATGGGAGGAAATAATCCATGAAACACGCCTATATCCCGCGAACGACGACCTACAACCTCAATCCGGGCGAGGAACTCAACGATTTGCGCATGTCGGACGAGGTTCGTCCGCTCTACG
This portion of the Bradyrhizobium sp. AZCC 2262 genome encodes:
- a CDS encoding amidohydrolase, which produces MNRFIGSLAASAALFAANLLPAHAEMDVAQLKKAIETSIAGDYPKLDALYKELHAHPELAFQEVKTAARLAAEMRALGFDVTENVGKTGLVAIYKNGDGPTIMVRTELDGLPMEEKTGLPYASRDKTNWSGREVFVAHSCGHDIHMASWVGTAKMLLSMKDRWNGTLMFIAQPAEEIVAGARAMIAAGLFTRFPKPDIALALHDGPFSHGTVFYRTGVGSSAADGLEITFHGRGGHGSAPHTTVDPVAIAARFIVDVQGVISREKDPTEFGVVTIGAIHGGTAGNIIPDSVQLSGTIRSFKPEVRAKMHAGIERTAKAAAAMSGAPAPDIRILEGTKPIMNDPDVVAAIAEALKTAFGDKFRVSPPGTASEDFSEFAGAGVPSMMFNIGVYDQERIDAARNGDGPPIPSNHSPLFAPVPKPTIETGVTAMTLAVLSWFDKARRK